The Flavobacterium sp. HJ-32-4 genome contains a region encoding:
- a CDS encoding YqaE/Pmp3 family membrane protein translates to MRYVLAFFFPWLSLLLQGKIGSGIVCLILQLTLIGWIPAFIWACTSLNRMYADRRTNRIIKAMRK, encoded by the coding sequence ATGCGTTACGTCCTTGCGTTTTTCTTCCCGTGGCTGTCCCTGCTCTTACAGGGAAAGATCGGGTCGGGTATCGTGTGCCTGATCCTCCAGCTCACCCTCATCGGCTGGATCCCCGCCTTTATCTGGGCATGCACCTCCTTAAACCGCATGTATGCCGACCGGCGTACCAACCGTATTATAAAAGCAATGCGGAAGTAG
- a CDS encoding DUF805 domain-containing protein, translating into MKYFLNVLKQYAQFRGRTTRREYWMAVLFHIIFLIAAYCLDQALGLNFEEGSGGPFYLLYLLGGVLPMVAAAVRRLHDTGNSGWYFFIQFVPLVGPIWLIVLLAGEGQPRENQYGPDPYGNEIDEIGM; encoded by the coding sequence ATGAAATACTTCCTCAATGTACTGAAGCAGTATGCCCAGTTTCGGGGACGTACTACGCGCCGCGAATATTGGATGGCTGTCCTCTTTCACATCATCTTTTTAATTGCTGCGTATTGCCTTGACCAGGCTCTTGGCCTCAATTTCGAGGAGGGTTCCGGCGGTCCGTTTTACCTGCTGTATTTACTGGGTGGGGTACTGCCGATGGTGGCCGCGGCGGTCCGTCGTTTACACGATACGGGGAACAGCGGTTGGTACTTCTTTATTCAATTCGTGCCCTTAGTAGGTCCGATATGGCTGATCGTATTGTTAGCAGGTGAGGGGCAACCGCGCGAAAACCAATACGGACCCGACCCGTATGGGAACGAAATCGACGAAATCGGGATGTAG
- a CDS encoding VOC family protein gives MATLNPHVNFNGNAEEAFTFYRSVFGGDFAMVMRFKDLPGFPFAPHEADKIMHIALPVGNSVLMANDVPEAMGRTNENENRSKIAIGAASKEEADRLFHGLSEGGQVEMPISDSPWGSYFGMFRDKYGIEWMVDFDARRSGE, from the coding sequence ATGGCAACACTTAACCCACACGTCAATTTCAATGGCAACGCTGAAGAGGCGTTTACCTTCTACCGCTCGGTATTCGGCGGCGATTTCGCCATGGTCATGCGCTTCAAAGACCTGCCCGGTTTTCCGTTCGCGCCGCACGAGGCCGATAAGATCATGCACATCGCGCTACCGGTGGGCAACAGCGTGCTGATGGCCAACGACGTGCCGGAAGCCATGGGACGCACCAACGAAAACGAAAATCGCAGCAAGATCGCCATCGGCGCCGCCAGCAAAGAGGAGGCCGACCGGCTGTTTCACGGACTATCGGAAGGCGGCCAGGTGGAAATGCCGATCAGCGACAGTCCGTGGGGTTCGTACTTCGGCATGTTCCGCGACAAGTATGGTATTGAGTGGATGGTGGATTTTGATGCGAGGAGGAGCGGGGAGTGA
- a CDS encoding zincin-like metallopeptidase toxin domain-containing protein: protein MQSDEGRAFLEGYNKVTLAVAGVTALPLAGSLITAGTRLLGKAAVESTKNFLRASIARLVLEIEISGFVKNTLRFVEPTELFHSAEFLTRADKLWKAGVIFVEGVSDARNGQKLVAALYDGQIIAQGTRMEVMQELKGVSDDVLREIADDVPNLSKSELDWMASRKTGNLGGRVLKASQIRQLRGILKRKGIHLIAEGDAKYITRLFKPVDGFKTIEDLFEAMKGDGLRGAFNAHTKQFFLSKSATEIVVFHEMAHLRHFEEVGEIYLTLSRLEKETYVWEQILASRNKWSDSELRDALNYINDIRTNPKYGHNLTPLKIII from the coding sequence ATGCAGAGCGATGAAGGGCGCGCCTTCCTTGAGGGTTATAACAAAGTAACGCTTGCCGTAGCCGGTGTAACGGCCCTGCCGCTTGCCGGTTCCCTGATAACGGCGGGAACGCGACTACTGGGAAAGGCGGCGGTGGAAAGTACGAAGAACTTCCTGAGGGCCAGTATCGCCCGGCTGGTGCTTGAAATCGAGATTTCAGGCTTTGTCAAAAACACGCTTCGTTTTGTCGAGCCTACCGAGTTGTTCCATAGCGCGGAATTCCTTACGCGCGCCGACAAATTGTGGAAGGCAGGGGTTATATTTGTAGAAGGGGTTTCGGATGCCAGGAATGGGCAGAAATTGGTGGCCGCGCTTTACGATGGCCAAATCATCGCCCAGGGAACGAGGATGGAGGTGATGCAGGAGTTGAAGGGGGTGTCTGATGATGTTTTGAGGGAAATAGCTGATGATGTCCCTAACCTTTCCAAGTCTGAATTGGACTGGATGGCCAGTCGAAAAACGGGGAACTTAGGCGGTAGAGTCTTAAAAGCATCTCAGATAAGGCAGTTACGCGGGATTTTAAAACGAAAAGGAATTCATTTGATTGCAGAGGGGGACGCGAAGTATATTACCCGGTTATTCAAGCCTGTCGACGGTTTTAAAACTATTGAAGATTTATTCGAGGCAATGAAAGGTGACGGCTTACGGGGTGCATTCAATGCGCACACTAAGCAGTTTTTTTTAAGTAAGAGTGCTACAGAAATAGTTGTATTCCATGAAATGGCGCATTTGAGGCATTTTGAAGAGGTTGGTGAGATTTACCTGACCCTTTCTCGGTTGGAAAAAGAAACATATGTTTGGGAGCAAATCTTAGCAAGCAGAAACAAATGGTCTGATTCCGAACTAAGAGATGCTTTAAACTACATCAATGATATTAGAACTAACCCAAAGTACGGACACAATTTGACACCATTAAAAATTATAATATAA